One genomic window of Canis aureus isolate CA01 chromosome 15, VMU_Caureus_v.1.0, whole genome shotgun sequence includes the following:
- the RARRES2 gene encoding retinoic acid receptor responder protein 2, translating into MWQLLIPLALWLGAVGLGRAELTAAQQRGLQVALEEFHKHPPVQWAFKETSVDKAEDTPFPAGTFVRLEFKLQQTSCRKKDWKKANCKIKPNGRKRKCLACIKLNSADKVLGRMVHCPIHTQVHQEPEEHQEAQCSRVERAGEDPHSYYFPGQFAFFKAPPPS; encoded by the exons ATGTGGCAGCTGCTGATCCCTCTGGCCCTGTGGCTGGGCGCGGTGGGTCTGGGCAGGGCTGAGCTCACCGCAGCACAGCAGCGGGGCCTGCAGGTGGCCCTGGAAGAATTTCATAAGCACCCGCCCGTTCAGTGGGCCTTCAAGGAGACCAGTGTGGACAAAGCCGAGGACACG CCCTTCCCTGCAGGGACCTTCGTGAGGCTGGAATTTAAACTCCAGCAGACGAGCTGCCGGAAGAAGGACTGGAAAAAAGCCAACTGCAAAATCAAACCCAATGGG AGGAAGCGGAAATGCCTGGCCTGCATCAAGCTGAACTCTGCAGATAAAGTTCTAGGCCGGATGGTCCACTGCCCCATCCACACACAGGTTCACCAG GAGCCTGAGGAGCACCAGGAGGCTCAGTGCAGCAGGGTGGAGCGCGCAGGCGAGGACCCCCACAGTTACTACTTCCCAGGACAATTTGCCTTCTTCAAGGCCCCGCCTCCCAGCTGA